A window from Bacillota bacterium encodes these proteins:
- a CDS encoding AAA family ATPase produces MAKVMAVVNQKGGVGKSTTAVNLSACIAVQGMPVLLVDVDPQGNASSGVGVDKGSTKRCVYDAIINDQPLESLILETAIPALKVVPASIQLAGAEIELVSTMSREVRLRRALDSVRQRYAYVIIDCPPSLGLLTLNALTAADSVIVPIQCEYYALEGLSQLLNTIQLVQKHLNPGLRIEGVVLTMYDPRTNLSQQVIDEVRQFFKEKVYATVIPRNIRLSEAPSYGKPIILYDDRSKGAEAYRQLAKEVMASA; encoded by the coding sequence GCGCCTGCATCGCCGTACAAGGGATGCCTGTGCTTCTCGTGGACGTCGACCCGCAGGGCAACGCAAGCAGCGGCGTTGGGGTCGACAAGGGGTCCACGAAGCGGTGCGTGTATGACGCTATCATCAATGATCAGCCGTTGGAGAGCCTGATCCTCGAGACCGCGATTCCTGCTCTCAAGGTAGTGCCGGCAAGCATTCAACTGGCGGGGGCGGAGATCGAGCTCGTGTCGACGATGTCACGGGAGGTCAGACTGCGCAGGGCCCTCGACAGCGTGCGCCAGAGATACGCTTACGTAATAATCGACTGCCCACCCTCCCTCGGTCTACTGACGCTCAACGCTCTCACCGCGGCGGACTCGGTCATAGTGCCGATCCAGTGCGAGTATTATGCGCTCGAGGGACTGAGCCAGCTGCTGAACACAATTCAGCTCGTGCAGAAGCATCTGAATCCCGGATTGAGAATCGAGGGCGTGGTGCTGACCATGTACGATCCACGCACGAACCTTTCTCAGCAGGTGATAGATGAAGTGAGGCAGTTCTTCAAGGAGAAAGTGTACGCTACGGTAATTCCTAGGAACATTCGCCTCAGCGAGGCGCCCAGTTACGGGAAGCCTATCATCTTGTACGACGACAGGTCCAAGGGCGCCGAAGCATACAGACAACTGGCGAAGGAAGTGATGGCCAGTGCCTAG